A section of the Sceloporus undulatus isolate JIND9_A2432 ecotype Alabama chromosome 3, SceUnd_v1.1, whole genome shotgun sequence genome encodes:
- the LBX1 gene encoding transcription factor LBX1, translating into MTSKEEGKAASVVEERRRSPLDHLPPPANSNKPLTPFSIEDILNKPSVRRSYAICGTTAHLLSSAAAAAAVAAASGPDKHPPAALPLASRALLAQTSPLCALEELASKTFKGLEVSVLQAAEGRDGMTIFGQRQTPKKRRKSRTAFTNHQIYELEKRFLYQKYLSPADRDQIAQQLGLTNAQVITWFQNRRAKLKRDLEEMKADVESAKKLGPGSQVELVAIAELEASPDGGRAESRSLSPPAAAAAPHRPKHGLEGGHGGGLRLSPTSPLTDQPAGSSSKDSSEDDEDVEIDVDD; encoded by the exons ATGACTTCCAAAGAGGAGGGGAAGGCGGCCTCGGTGGTGGAGGAGCGCCGGAGGAGCCCCCTGGACCATCTGCCCCCTCCGGCCAACTCCAACAAGCCCCTGACGCCCTTCAGCATCGAGGACATCCTCAACAAGCCCTCGGTCCGGCGGAGCTACGCCATCTGCGGCACCACGGCCCACCTCctctcctccgccgccgccgccgcagctGTCGCCGCCGCCTCCGGGCCGGACAAGCACCCTCCGGCCGCCCTGCCCCTGGCCAGCCGGGCCCTCCTCGCCCAGACCTCGCCCCTCTGCGCCCTGGAGGAGCTGGCCAGCAAGACCTTCAAGGGCCTCGAAGTCAGCGTCCTCCAAGCCGCCGAAG GAAGGGATGGGATGACCATCTTTGGCCAGAGGCAGACCCCCAAGAAGCGGAGGAAGTCCCGGACGGCCTTCACCAACCACCAGATCTACGAGCTGGAGAAGCGCTTCCTCTACCAGAAGTACCTCTCCCCGGCCGACCGGGACCAGATCGCCCAGCAGCTGGGCCTGACCAACGCCCAGGTCATCACCTGGTTCCAGAACCGGCGGGCCAAGCTCAAGCGGGACCTGGAGGAGATGAAGGCGGACGTGGAGTCGGCCAAGAAACTGGGGCCCGGCAGCCAGGTGGAGCTGGTGGCCATCGCCGAGCTGGAGGCCAGCCCCGACGGAGGGAGAGCCGAGTCCCGGTCCCTCTcgccccccgccgccgccgccgccccccaCCGCCCCAAACACGGCCTGGAGGGCGGCCACGGGGGCGGCCTCCGCCTCTCCCCGACTTCCCCCCTCACGGACCAGCCGGcgggcagcagcagcaaggactCCTCGGAGGACGACGAAGACGTGGAAATCGACGTGGATGACTGA